The following coding sequences lie in one Micromonospora sp. R77 genomic window:
- a CDS encoding NlpC/P60 family protein → MSSLRILLRSLAVAGLSAALLAPATVARAEPTPAELTKQIEKSSTELERIVESYNKLSEEIKANQTTVAALQVKIGPLQAQAEQSRADVGAMAVTAYKTGKLGTAEALLLPGGSGAMMERLGTLDQLTRQRQETIAGFTSDQRKLIDQKTRLDATLARQAAQAKQLTIGKKKIETDLKRLYELRRQAYGRATEAPSPRAKSSAGSAPAIAGSAGTAVRYAYGAIGKPYVWGADGPSGYDCSGLTLAAWRSAGKSLPHNAAMQWDATSRVSRSSLQPGDLVFYSGLGHVALYVGDGQVIDAPSAGRNVSKRGMNMMPIQGYGRVR, encoded by the coding sequence TTGTCGTCCTTACGGATCCTGCTGCGCTCGCTGGCGGTGGCCGGTCTCTCGGCCGCGCTGCTCGCCCCGGCGACGGTGGCTCGGGCCGAGCCCACCCCCGCCGAACTGACGAAGCAGATCGAGAAGTCCTCGACTGAGCTGGAGCGAATCGTCGAGTCCTACAACAAGCTCAGCGAGGAGATCAAGGCCAACCAGACCACGGTGGCCGCGTTGCAGGTCAAGATCGGCCCCTTGCAGGCACAGGCCGAGCAGAGCCGCGCCGACGTCGGCGCGATGGCCGTGACCGCGTACAAGACGGGCAAGCTGGGCACGGCCGAGGCCCTGCTCCTGCCGGGCGGCTCCGGCGCGATGATGGAACGGCTGGGCACCCTGGACCAGCTGACCCGGCAGCGCCAGGAGACCATCGCCGGGTTCACCTCCGACCAGCGGAAGCTGATCGACCAGAAGACCCGGCTGGACGCCACGCTGGCCCGCCAGGCCGCGCAGGCGAAGCAGCTCACCATCGGCAAGAAGAAGATCGAGACGGACCTGAAGCGGCTCTACGAGTTGCGCCGGCAGGCGTACGGCCGGGCCACCGAGGCACCGTCACCCAGGGCGAAGTCGTCCGCGGGCAGTGCCCCGGCGATCGCCGGCTCGGCCGGCACCGCGGTCCGGTACGCCTACGGGGCGATCGGCAAGCCGTACGTCTGGGGCGCCGACGGTCCCAGCGGCTACGACTGCTCCGGCCTCACGCTGGCCGCCTGGCGGTCCGCCGGCAAGTCGCTGCCGCACAACGCGGCGATGCAGTGGGACGCCACCTCACGGGTCAGCCGCAGCTCGCTGCAACCGGGGGACCTGGTCTTCTACTCCGGCCTGGGGCACGTCGCGCTCTATGTCGGCGACGGCCAGGTGATCGACGCGCCGAGCGCGGGCCGCAACGTCAGCAAGCGGGGCATGAACATGATGCCGATCCAGGGCTACGGCCGGGTGCGCTGA
- a CDS encoding RNA polymerase sigma factor RpoD/SigA has product MARNRATGASEGTVGIVDKNIGMRTDEVAEERDLVGVYLHEISRTPLLDAAKEVDLSKAIEAGLYAEHLIGEDRVPAGVDREDLERLVVEGERAKDLFIRANLRLVVSIARRYVRSGMPMLDLIQEGNTGLVRAVEKFDYERGYKFSTYATWWIRQAISRAIAQQERTVRLPVHLVEDVNRMRNVARQLTRELGSDPEPEQIAASLGVTVERVNELRRWSQDTVSLDTPVGDDGDTNLGDLVADSDAPSPEDIVLTGLERQRIEGLLNHLDDRSAGIMRARYGLEDGREHSLTEVASRFSLSRERIRQLEIQALGRLRELARAEGLQAA; this is encoded by the coding sequence ATGGCAAGGAACCGGGCAACCGGCGCGAGCGAGGGGACCGTGGGCATCGTGGACAAGAACATCGGAATGCGTACCGACGAGGTCGCCGAGGAGCGTGACCTGGTCGGCGTCTACCTGCACGAGATCTCCCGGACGCCGCTGCTGGACGCCGCCAAGGAGGTCGACCTCTCCAAGGCCATCGAGGCGGGCCTCTACGCCGAGCACCTGATCGGCGAGGACCGCGTGCCGGCCGGCGTCGACCGGGAGGACCTGGAACGGCTGGTCGTCGAGGGGGAGCGGGCGAAGGACCTCTTCATCCGCGCCAACCTGCGGCTGGTCGTCTCCATCGCCCGACGCTACGTGCGCTCGGGGATGCCCATGCTGGACCTGATCCAGGAGGGCAACACCGGCCTGGTCCGGGCGGTCGAGAAGTTCGACTACGAGCGGGGCTACAAGTTCTCCACCTACGCCACCTGGTGGATCCGGCAGGCGATCAGCCGGGCCATCGCCCAGCAGGAGCGCACCGTGCGGCTCCCCGTGCACCTGGTGGAGGACGTCAACCGGATGCGCAACGTCGCCCGCCAGCTCACCCGTGAGCTGGGCAGCGACCCGGAGCCCGAGCAGATCGCGGCGTCCCTCGGGGTCACCGTCGAGCGGGTCAACGAGCTGCGTCGCTGGTCGCAGGACACCGTCTCGCTGGACACCCCGGTGGGTGACGACGGCGACACCAACCTGGGCGACCTCGTCGCCGACAGTGACGCCCCGTCGCCGGAGGACATCGTCCTCACCGGTCTGGAGCGGCAGCGGATCGAGGGACTGCTCAACCACCTCGACGACCGTTCCGCCGGCATCATGCGGGCCCGCTACGGCCTGGAGGACGGCCGGGAGCACTCGCTGACCGAGGTCGCGTCGCGCTTCTCGCTCTCCCGGGAGCGGATCCGTCAGCTGGAGATCCAGGCCCTCGGCCGGCTCCGTGAGCTGGCCCGCGCCGAGGGGCTGCAGGCGGCCTGA
- a CDS encoding N-acetylmuramic acid 6-phosphate etherase produces the protein MTAGRVERDEAAPPAPARPVVRVGAPTERRNPLSVDLDLMSTRDVLTVINEADRRVPAAVAAVLDEIAETVDLAVAALRGGRRVHYFGAGTSGRLGVLDAAELAPTFNSPRHWFCAHLAGGPEAMWRAVEDAEDDQRGGAAEAAECVRAGDLVVGLAASGRTPYVLGALAASRAQQAGTVLLCANPEADAASSVDVFIGVDTGPEVVTGSTRMKAGTAQKLVLNTFSTAVMVRLGRVYSNLMIDMVATNAKLRGRMISILMEATGCAEEVCRRALHEADGDLKTALVSLVSGAEVPAARAALARSADQVRDALHLLAS, from the coding sequence GTGACGGCGGGCCGGGTGGAGCGCGACGAGGCCGCCCCGCCGGCGCCGGCCCGGCCGGTGGTCCGGGTGGGTGCGCCCACCGAGCGGCGCAACCCGCTCAGCGTCGACCTGGACCTGATGTCGACCCGCGACGTGCTCACCGTCATCAACGAGGCCGACCGCCGGGTGCCGGCCGCGGTGGCCGCCGTCCTGGACGAGATCGCCGAGACCGTCGACCTGGCGGTGGCGGCGCTGCGCGGCGGTCGCCGGGTGCACTACTTCGGCGCCGGCACCTCCGGCCGGCTGGGCGTGCTCGACGCCGCCGAGCTGGCCCCGACCTTCAACTCACCCCGGCACTGGTTCTGCGCCCACCTGGCCGGCGGGCCGGAGGCGATGTGGCGGGCCGTGGAGGACGCCGAGGACGATCAGCGGGGCGGGGCGGCCGAGGCCGCCGAGTGCGTCCGCGCCGGCGACCTGGTCGTCGGGCTGGCCGCCAGCGGACGCACCCCGTACGTCCTCGGGGCGCTCGCCGCGTCCCGGGCGCAGCAGGCCGGGACCGTGCTGCTCTGCGCCAATCCGGAGGCCGACGCCGCCTCGTCGGTGGACGTCTTCATCGGGGTGGACACCGGGCCGGAGGTCGTCACCGGGTCGACCCGGATGAAGGCGGGCACCGCGCAGAAGCTGGTGCTGAACACGTTCTCCACCGCCGTGATGGTGCGGTTGGGTCGGGTCTACTCGAACCTCATGATCGACATGGTGGCCACCAACGCCAAGCTGCGCGGCCGGATGATCTCGATCCTGATGGAGGCCACCGGCTGTGCCGAGGAGGTCTGCCGGCGGGCGCTGCACGAGGCCGACGGCGACCTGAAGACCGCGCTGGTCTCGCTGGTCTCCGGCGCCGAGGTCCCCGCCGCCCGGGCCGCGCTGGCCCGCTCCGCCGACCAGGTACGCGACGCGCTGCACCTGCTCGCCTCCTGA
- a CDS encoding MurR/RpiR family transcriptional regulator — translation MAKSPKISASHEPGGLIVHISGLLPSLSPAEQRVARLVVADPADAARRTITDLATAAETSEATVIRFCRSVGMDGYPQLRIRLAAEAARRIEPPDARVVGGDIPPGADLAQIIATIAFNDARAVEETAEQLDPAICEQVVEAIVGAGRIDVYGAGASGFVASDFQQKLHRIGRIAFYFPDVHTALTSAALLGRGDVAVGISHTGTTSDVIEVLDQAKARGATTVALTNFPRSPITEVADFVLTTAARETTYRSGATASRLAQLTVVDCLFVGVAARNRARARKALEATAEAVTSHRVGLGRRRA, via the coding sequence GTGGCGAAGAGTCCGAAGATTTCTGCGAGTCACGAGCCCGGTGGACTGATCGTCCACATCAGTGGCCTGCTCCCGTCGCTGTCCCCGGCCGAGCAGCGGGTCGCCCGGCTGGTCGTCGCCGACCCGGCCGACGCCGCCCGGCGCACCATCACCGATCTCGCCACCGCCGCCGAGACCTCGGAGGCGACGGTCATCCGGTTCTGCCGGTCGGTCGGCATGGACGGCTACCCGCAGCTGCGGATCCGGCTCGCCGCCGAGGCGGCCCGCCGGATCGAGCCGCCGGACGCCCGGGTGGTCGGCGGCGACATCCCGCCCGGCGCCGACCTGGCCCAGATCATCGCGACCATCGCGTTCAACGACGCCCGGGCCGTCGAGGAGACGGCCGAGCAGCTCGACCCGGCCATCTGCGAGCAGGTCGTCGAGGCCATCGTGGGCGCCGGCCGGATCGACGTGTACGGCGCCGGCGCCAGCGGCTTCGTCGCCTCGGACTTCCAGCAGAAGCTGCACCGGATCGGCCGGATCGCCTTCTACTTCCCGGACGTGCACACCGCGCTGACATCGGCCGCGCTGCTCGGCCGGGGCGACGTCGCGGTCGGGATCTCGCACACCGGCACCACCTCCGACGTCATCGAGGTGCTCGACCAGGCCAAGGCGCGGGGCGCGACCACGGTGGCGCTGACCAACTTCCCCCGCTCGCCGATCACCGAGGTCGCCGACTTCGTGCTCACCACGGCGGCCCGCGAGACCACCTACCGCTCCGGCGCGACGGCCAGCCGGCTGGCCCAGCTCACCGTGGTCGACTGCCTCTTCGTCGGGGTGGCGGCGCGGAACCGGGCCCGGGCCAGGAAGGCGCTGGAGGCGACCGCGGAGGCGGTCACCTCCCATCGGGTCGGCCTCGGCCGGAGGCGGGCGTGA
- a CDS encoding dTMP kinase, giving the protein MADSRRARRGEPRLRAVALIGIDGSGKTTQAHRLAEALTAAGRPATYHRNASGRRWLGRLARLLGRPDPQRLVGRNGVLAVESVLRWLAIAVALLTCLVTGRTAVMDRYSACQYASIRAHGGQRWERLARAGYRVFPAPQVTFLLTVDPVEAYRRIERRGTDHESMGWLTAADAAYRTLPEYASFVVVDAGGSPEEVSRRIRAHLAEWLPGGSPPAGDGAPRALVTRSDGPLPAQARP; this is encoded by the coding sequence GTGGCTGACTCACGGCGGGCGCGGCGCGGCGAGCCCCGGTTGCGCGCCGTCGCCCTGATCGGCATCGACGGATCGGGCAAGACCACCCAGGCGCACCGGCTCGCCGAGGCGCTCACCGCGGCCGGCCGGCCGGCCACCTACCATCGCAACGCCAGCGGCCGGCGCTGGCTGGGCCGGCTCGCCCGGCTGCTCGGCCGGCCGGACCCGCAGCGGCTGGTCGGGCGCAACGGCGTGCTCGCGGTGGAGTCCGTGCTGCGCTGGCTGGCCATCGCCGTGGCGCTGCTGACCTGTCTGGTCACCGGACGGACGGCGGTGATGGACCGCTACTCCGCCTGCCAGTACGCCAGCATCCGGGCGCACGGTGGGCAACGCTGGGAGCGGCTGGCCCGGGCCGGCTACCGGGTCTTCCCCGCCCCGCAGGTCACCTTCCTGCTGACCGTGGACCCGGTCGAGGCGTACCGGCGGATCGAGCGGCGCGGCACCGACCACGAGAGCATGGGCTGGCTGACCGCCGCCGACGCCGCGTACCGGACGTTGCCCGAGTACGCGAGTTTCGTGGTGGTGGACGCCGGTGGCTCGCCGGAGGAGGTGTCCCGGCGGATCCGGGCCCACCTGGCCGAGTGGCTGCCCGGCGGGTCGCCGCCGGCCGGGGACGGGGCGCCCCGGGCGCTGGTCACGCGCTCGGACGGACCGCTGCCGGCTCAGGCCCGCCCGTAG
- a CDS encoding nucleotidyltransferase, with the protein MSVPARLRAFRVARQVWPTGSPGTQLQFPPPHPRRRETQMAERGDETLVHTLKKVAAVLKQSEIPFALGGSFAVYAHGGHSSEHDVDFLLREQDVDRALEALVEAGFTAERPPEDWLVKVYDEGRMVDLIHRPIETPVTEETFADTIVRPVDAIHMPVLSASQLMVHKLLSFSQHYCDFARALPLARSLREQIDWERVRKETQHSPYAEAFLVLLDRLDVLPHAGAPGGRETP; encoded by the coding sequence ATGTCCGTTCCCGCCCGCTTGCGGGCCTTCCGCGTAGCGCGGCAGGTGTGGCCGACCGGATCGCCGGGTACGCAACTTCAATTCCCACCGCCACACCCACGACGACGGGAGACCCAGATGGCCGAGCGCGGGGACGAGACCCTGGTGCACACGCTGAAGAAGGTCGCCGCCGTGCTCAAGCAGTCCGAGATCCCCTTCGCGCTCGGCGGCAGCTTCGCCGTGTACGCGCACGGCGGCCACTCCAGCGAACACGACGTGGACTTCCTGCTCCGCGAGCAGGACGTCGACCGGGCCCTGGAGGCACTGGTCGAGGCCGGCTTCACCGCCGAGCGTCCGCCCGAGGACTGGCTGGTCAAGGTCTATGACGAGGGCCGGATGGTGGACCTGATCCACCGGCCGATCGAGACGCCGGTGACCGAGGAGACCTTCGCCGACACCATCGTCCGGCCGGTCGACGCCATCCACATGCCGGTGCTCTCGGCCAGCCAGCTCATGGTGCACAAGCTGCTCAGCTTCTCCCAGCACTACTGCGACTTCGCCCGCGCGCTGCCGCTGGCCCGGTCGCTGCGGGAACAGATCGACTGGGAACGGGTACGGAAGGAGACGCAGCACTCGCCGTACGCGGAGGCGTTCCTGGTGCTGCTCGACCGGCTGGACGTGCTGCCGCACGCCGGCGCACCGGGAGGAAGGGAGACACCGTGA
- a CDS encoding GPGG-motif small membrane protein: MELILWILAVVLVVAGILALFRRQILWGIVLIVVGLLVGPGGVSIFS; this comes from the coding sequence ATGGAGCTGATTCTCTGGATTCTCGCAGTCGTACTCGTGGTCGCCGGCATTCTCGCGCTGTTCCGCCGGCAGATCCTGTGGGGCATCGTCCTCATCGTGGTCGGTCTTCTGGTCGGCCCGGGTGGCGTCAGCATCTTCAGTTAA
- a CDS encoding TspO/MBR family protein, whose translation MEISEGSRRTTGARKWWALLGFGAAVTVAAAAGGLGVRGTSQEYASLNQPSWAPPSWLFGPVWTVLYALIAVAGWLVWRRVGFGPALWAWVVQLVLNAIWTPLFFGAGQYGLAFAEIVLMWLAIGVTVVLFRRVSRPAAALMLPYWAWVTFAAALNLAIWRLNA comes from the coding sequence ATGGAGATATCGGAGGGCAGCCGGCGGACGACCGGCGCGCGCAAGTGGTGGGCGCTCCTCGGCTTCGGCGCGGCGGTGACGGTGGCGGCGGCCGCGGGCGGGCTGGGCGTCCGGGGCACCAGTCAGGAGTACGCGAGCCTGAACCAACCGTCGTGGGCCCCGCCGTCCTGGCTCTTCGGCCCGGTCTGGACGGTGCTCTACGCCCTGATCGCGGTCGCCGGCTGGCTGGTGTGGCGCCGGGTCGGCTTCGGCCCCGCCCTCTGGGCCTGGGTCGTCCAGCTCGTGCTCAACGCGATCTGGACCCCGCTCTTCTTCGGTGCCGGCCAGTACGGGCTGGCGTTCGCCGAGATCGTGCTGATGTGGCTGGCGATCGGCGTCACGGTGGTGCTGTTCCGGCGGGTCTCCCGGCCGGCCGCCGCGCTGATGCTGCCGTACTGGGCCTGGGTGACCTTCGCCGCCGCCCTCAACCTCGCCATCTGGCGGCTCAACGCCTGA
- a CDS encoding M23 family metallopeptidase codes for MRRRWFSLAAAGLLIAATLLPAAPAMAAPTFKVPFPCGQSWSGQTRTDHSPANAIDFNRTDDLGDPVVASAPGTVDRVTDLGGTSYGKYVRIDHGGGYTTYYAHLNGFNVSVGQSVGYGKVIGWVGSTGGSTGPHLHYEQRLNGNDIQARFNGALALYWGTKTYTSDNNCAASTGSGTVNTAGADLTVRSGPGTGYTAVGSVADGTRVTIYCQTSGTSVTGTYGTSSIWDRIGSGRYIADAYVYTGSDGYIPGVPRC; via the coding sequence ATGCGTAGACGGTGGTTCAGCCTCGCGGCGGCCGGCCTGCTGATCGCGGCGACCCTGCTCCCCGCGGCCCCGGCGATGGCCGCGCCGACCTTCAAGGTGCCCTTCCCCTGCGGGCAGTCCTGGTCCGGACAGACCCGCACCGACCACAGCCCGGCGAACGCGATCGACTTCAACCGCACCGACGACCTCGGCGACCCGGTGGTGGCCAGCGCGCCCGGCACCGTCGACCGGGTGACCGACCTCGGCGGCACCAGCTACGGCAAGTACGTCCGGATCGACCACGGCGGCGGCTACACCACCTACTACGCCCACCTCAACGGCTTCAACGTCTCCGTCGGCCAGAGCGTCGGCTACGGCAAGGTGATCGGCTGGGTGGGCAGCACCGGCGGCTCCACCGGCCCGCACCTGCACTACGAGCAGCGGCTCAACGGCAACGACATCCAGGCCCGGTTCAACGGCGCCCTCGCGCTCTACTGGGGCACCAAGACCTACACCAGCGACAACAACTGCGCCGCCAGCACCGGCTCCGGCACGGTGAACACGGCCGGAGCTGACCTGACCGTACGGTCCGGACCGGGCACGGGCTACACCGCGGTCGGCTCGGTCGCCGACGGCACCCGGGTCACCATCTACTGCCAGACCAGCGGCACCAGCGTCACCGGCACGTACGGCACCAGCTCGATCTGGGACCGGATCGGCTCCGGCCGCTACATCGCCGACGCGTACGTCTACACCGGCTCGGACGGCTACATCCCCGGCGTCCCGCGCTGCTGA
- a CDS encoding ABC transporter substrate-binding protein encodes MAFARSRQALAIAGVLGLALTATACGTGNDKKSDSASKPECAPYEKYQGNDGKKVTIYSSIRDIEADRLEQSWKQFEDCTGIKIDHEGSGEFEAQLGVRVDGGNAPDLAFIPQPGLLKRFVDSGKLKPAGNDTKAMAEQNYSPDWLKYSTVDGKFYGAPLGSNVKSFVWYSPKTFKEKGWTVPTTWDELIKLSDTIAASGTKPWCAGIESGDATGWPATDWIEDLMLRTQTPEVYDQWTTHGIKFNDPKVAEAVDKAGTILKNEKYVNGGFGGVKSIATTSFQEAGTPILKNKCALHRQASFYANQWPKGTKVAEDGDVFAFYFPAVDPAKGKPVLGGGEFVAAFADRPEVQAVQTYLASGEYANSRAKIGDWVSANNKLDINNVPNPVDKLSVQILQDPKTVFRFDGSDLMPAAVGAGTFWKGMVDWINGKDTATVLNGIESSWK; translated from the coding sequence ATGGCGTTTGCCAGATCACGCCAGGCTCTCGCGATCGCCGGCGTACTGGGGCTGGCGCTCACCGCCACCGCCTGCGGCACCGGCAACGACAAGAAGAGCGACAGCGCGAGCAAGCCCGAGTGTGCCCCTTACGAGAAGTACCAGGGCAACGACGGCAAGAAGGTCACGATCTACTCGTCGATCCGGGACATCGAGGCCGACCGCCTGGAGCAGTCCTGGAAGCAGTTCGAGGACTGCACCGGCATCAAGATCGACCACGAGGGCAGCGGCGAGTTCGAGGCCCAGCTCGGTGTCCGGGTCGACGGCGGCAACGCCCCCGACCTGGCGTTCATCCCGCAGCCGGGTCTGCTCAAGCGCTTCGTCGACTCGGGCAAGCTCAAGCCGGCCGGCAACGACACCAAGGCCATGGCCGAGCAGAACTACTCCCCCGACTGGCTGAAGTACAGCACCGTGGACGGCAAGTTCTACGGCGCCCCGCTCGGCTCCAACGTGAAGTCCTTCGTGTGGTACTCGCCGAAGACCTTCAAGGAGAAGGGCTGGACCGTCCCGACCACCTGGGACGAGCTGATCAAGCTGAGCGACACCATCGCGGCGAGCGGCACCAAGCCGTGGTGCGCGGGCATCGAGTCCGGTGACGCCACCGGCTGGCCGGCCACCGACTGGATCGAAGACCTCATGCTGCGTACGCAGACGCCCGAGGTCTACGACCAGTGGACCACCCACGGCATCAAGTTCAACGACCCGAAGGTCGCCGAGGCGGTCGACAAGGCCGGCACCATCCTCAAGAACGAGAAGTACGTCAACGGCGGCTTCGGCGGCGTGAAGAGCATCGCCACCACCTCCTTCCAGGAGGCCGGTACGCCGATCCTCAAGAACAAGTGTGCCCTGCACCGCCAGGCGTCCTTCTACGCCAACCAGTGGCCGAAGGGCACCAAGGTGGCCGAGGACGGCGACGTCTTCGCGTTCTACTTCCCGGCCGTCGACCCGGCCAAGGGCAAGCCGGTGCTGGGTGGCGGCGAGTTCGTCGCGGCCTTCGCCGACCGGCCCGAGGTCCAGGCCGTGCAGACCTACCTGGCCTCCGGCGAGTACGCCAACAGCCGCGCCAAGATCGGCGACTGGGTGTCGGCGAACAACAAGCTCGACATCAACAACGTCCCCAACCCGGTGGACAAGCTCTCCGTCCAGATCCTCCAGGACCCGAAGACCGTGTTCCGGTTCGACGGTTCGGACCTGATGCCGGCCGCGGTCGGCGCGGGCACCTTCTGGAAGGGCATGGTCGACTGGATCAACGGCAAGGACACCGCCACGGTGCTCAACGGCATCGAGTCCAGCTGGAAGTGA
- a CDS encoding carbohydrate ABC transporter permease, translating to MEFDFAEEQPKFLMLMYGLIAFVAVVGGLLLLLDVVPAWFARRREAALIAASASGAPLPRRRKQREGVFALFFLLPTLLLLTVGLVVPAIRTTLLSFMDAGSNNWVGLENYGWMFSESSIIRVLINTLVWVLLVPLVATAFGLIYAVMVDKARFESIAKSLIFLPMAISFVGATIIWKFVYAYRGDGQDQIGLLNQIVVSLGGEPKQWLLESPLNTFLLIVIMIWIQAGFAMVVLSAAIKAIPADIVEAARLDGTTPWQMFWRITMPSIRPALIVVVVTLSIATLKVFDIVRTATNGNYDTSVIANEMYNQAFRYGQNGQGSALAVFLFVLVIPIVIYQIRNLRQQREG from the coding sequence ATGGAGTTCGACTTCGCGGAGGAACAGCCCAAGTTCCTCATGCTGATGTACGGGCTGATCGCTTTCGTCGCGGTGGTGGGCGGTCTGCTCCTGCTCCTCGACGTGGTGCCGGCCTGGTTCGCCCGCCGCCGGGAGGCGGCGCTGATCGCCGCCTCGGCGAGCGGCGCCCCGCTGCCCCGCCGGCGTAAGCAGCGGGAGGGCGTCTTCGCCCTCTTCTTCCTGCTGCCGACGCTCTTGCTGCTCACCGTGGGGCTCGTGGTGCCGGCGATCCGCACCACGCTGCTCTCCTTCATGGATGCCGGCAGCAACAACTGGGTGGGCCTGGAGAACTACGGTTGGATGTTCTCCGAGTCCTCGATCATCCGGGTGCTGATCAACACTTTGGTCTGGGTGCTCCTGGTCCCGCTCGTGGCCACCGCGTTCGGCCTGATCTACGCGGTGATGGTGGACAAGGCCCGGTTCGAGTCGATCGCCAAGTCGCTGATCTTCCTGCCGATGGCGATCTCGTTCGTCGGCGCCACCATCATCTGGAAGTTCGTCTACGCCTACCGCGGTGACGGGCAGGACCAGATCGGTCTGCTCAACCAGATCGTGGTCAGCCTCGGCGGCGAGCCGAAGCAGTGGCTGCTCGAGTCGCCGCTGAACACCTTCCTGCTCATCGTGATCATGATCTGGATCCAGGCCGGGTTCGCGATGGTCGTGCTCTCCGCCGCGATCAAGGCCATCCCGGCCGACATCGTCGAAGCGGCCCGGCTCGACGGGACCACCCCGTGGCAGATGTTCTGGCGGATCACCATGCCGAGCATCCGGCCGGCGCTGATCGTGGTGGTGGTGACGCTCTCGATCGCCACGCTCAAGGTCTTCGACATCGTCCGGACCGCCACCAACGGCAACTACGACACCAGCGTCATCGCGAACGAGATGTACAACCAGGCGTTCCGCTACGGCCAGAACGGGCAGGGCTCGGCCCTGGCGGTCTTCCTCTTCGTCCTGGTCATCCCGATCGTGATCTACCAGATCCGCAACCTGCGTCAGCAGCGGGAGGGCTGA
- a CDS encoding carbohydrate ABC transporter permease, which yields MTTATPTVAAGTQATGPTTRAARVRKRLNSRTATLVSIVIALLWTIPTFGLLVSSVRPEDEIKSTGWWTVFTNPQFTLDNYKEVLFSSSSSSGQLASYFINSLAITIPSVLFPLAFASLAAYALAWINFKGRDWLYIAIFAMQIVPLQMALVPLLKFFSTGVSIGGVTLMPAWDLVDEQKFAQVWFAHTCFALPFAVFLLHNFISQLPGDLMEAARVDGATHPKIFRTIVLPLITPALAAFGIFQFLWVWNDLLVALIFAGGGNETAPLTVRLAEMAGTRGNEWQRLTAGAFVSIVVPLIVFLSLQRYFVRGLLAGSVKG from the coding sequence ATGACCACCGCCACGCCCACCGTCGCAGCGGGTACCCAGGCCACCGGGCCGACCACCCGCGCCGCCCGGGTCCGCAAGCGGCTCAACAGCCGTACGGCCACCCTGGTCTCGATCGTCATCGCACTGCTCTGGACGATCCCCACCTTCGGCCTGCTGGTCTCCTCGGTCCGGCCGGAGGACGAGATCAAGAGCACGGGTTGGTGGACCGTCTTCACCAACCCGCAGTTCACCCTCGACAACTACAAGGAGGTGCTGTTCAGCAGCTCCTCCTCGTCGGGGCAGCTCGCCAGCTACTTCATCAACTCGCTGGCGATCACCATCCCGTCGGTGCTCTTCCCGCTGGCCTTCGCGTCGCTGGCCGCGTACGCGCTGGCCTGGATCAACTTCAAGGGGCGCGACTGGCTCTACATCGCGATCTTCGCGATGCAGATCGTGCCGCTGCAGATGGCCCTGGTGCCGCTGCTGAAGTTCTTCTCCACCGGGGTCAGCATCGGCGGGGTGACCCTGATGCCGGCCTGGGACCTGGTCGACGAGCAGAAGTTCGCGCAGGTGTGGTTCGCGCACACCTGCTTCGCGCTCCCGTTCGCCGTCTTCCTGCTGCACAACTTCATCTCGCAGCTGCCCGGTGACCTGATGGAGGCGGCCCGGGTCGACGGGGCCACCCACCCGAAGATCTTCCGGACCATCGTCCTGCCGTTGATCACCCCCGCCCTGGCGGCGTTCGGCATCTTCCAGTTCCTCTGGGTCTGGAACGACCTGCTGGTCGCGCTGATCTTCGCCGGTGGCGGCAACGAGACCGCCCCGCTCACCGTCCGGCTGGCCGAGATGGCCGGCACCCGGGGCAACGAGTGGCAGCGGCTCACGGCCGGCGCGTTCGTGTCGATCGTCGTACCGCTGATCGTGTTCCTGTCCCTCCAGCGCTACTTCGTGCGCGGCCTGCTCGCCGGCAGCGTCAAGGGCTGA